CGATGTCGCAGGAAATGAATCCGGCGACCACCTGTCCCAATTTAGGTGATTATCTGGCGGCAACTTGTCTAAAGAATGCGTAAGCTGCAACAGGGATCGGTGGTATATTTTGCTCACACCAGCGTGATCATGGCGAGCGTGTCAGGGGAGCAACAGTCTCGCTCTTCCGTGATTTTCAGTTCACGGCCCCGCATCAGCCCAGTCGTAAAACCGGTTTTTACCCTAACGTAAGAATGCCGGCCACACGGCCGGCATCATGATCGTCGATGGGGCTGACGCTCAACTCCCCTGCGTCAGCCGATCCGATTGTAGTCCGGCCGCAGGGCTAGGGCCGAGCTCCGGGAAATGGTGGCCTGCCGCCCATCGGTGGTCGTGCGGACATCGGTGGCCGGGCACCCATGGGAGGCCGCCCCGCCATGGGAGGCCGCCCCGCCATGGGCGGGCGAGCGCCCATTGCCGGGCGTCCATAAGCACCGGGCGGGCGATAGCCCGCCGCTCGGAATCCCGGCGGACGTCCTGGCCCCGGCCCCATATAGCGCGGGCCGCGGTAGCCCCTCCAGGGACCATAGCCGGGCCTCCCAGGATATACGCGGGGTGGGCCATAGGCGTAGCGGGGATAATAGCGGACAGGGTAGACCACCGGAGGCGGTGCATAGCCATAGTCCACCCACGAGCCGCTATAGTAGCCGGCGCCGCCAGAATAATAGATTGGGCCCGTGCTTCCCGAGACACAGCCGCTGAGGCCGAGAGAGCCAGCGAGCAGGAGAAATCCGGTCAGCGCTCGACGAGCGATTTTCATCGTACATGTCCCACAGCCGCGCTCAAGCCGCCCTGAGCTATTCTGCAAATGTGAGAGATATTCACGGCGAAAAAGCGTCAGCCACCCCGATTCTCCAGAGGTGGCTCGGCACGATCGAGCAGGGCTTCTATCTCGGCACGGCAGCCGAGCCGATCGGCAGCCTTGAGAATGACGGGTCGGGCGGAGCCAATCTCTATGCCGTCCCGGCTGTTGCGTGCATGCAGCGCACGGCCGCGATCGCCCGGCAAAGCGACGGGCCGGTCCGGGTCGATGGGTGCCGCGCCGCGCACCGCGGCGAAGAGATCGTCGAGGCCGGCTTGATACGACGCTGTGTCCTTCAAGCTGGCCGGATCGAAATAGATGGAGAGCATGCTGTTGGTGGGCGCTGGATCCGAGGGATCACCAGCGATGAAGCCCGCGAAGACCTCGGCGAAGACGGCGAGCCCATATCCCTTGAAACCACCGAACGCCATGAGCGCACCGGCTTTTTCCTGGAAGACACTGGGATCATCGGTCGGAAGGCCGTCGGGGCCGATGAGGCAGGCAGACGGAAGCTTCTCGCCCCGCTCCAGCGCCAGCTTGACGGTATTGCCCGAAACTTCGGCCACGGCGAAATCCAGGATGAGGTCTTCACCCGGACGCAAAGGGGCGCCCATGGCGATAGGGTTCGTCCGGAGTTTCCCCTCGCGCGCACCGAAGGGTGCGACGGGGGCCGCTCCACCGCGCCCATTGGCGAAATGCAGCGATGCTATGCCGGCGCGCGCGGCGATCTCCGGCCAACGGCCGTTGCGGCCGAGATGGCCGGAATGGGCCACGGCGACCATACTGATGCCGTGGGCCTTGGCGCGCGCTGCGCCGAGATTGGCCGCAAATTCGCCGACGACCTGCCCGAAAGCCCGGCGACCGCCGATGCGTACGACTGCGCCTGCGTCATGGACGATCTCAGGGGCCGCCACACCGTCGACCTCGCCGGCGAGTAGCCGGTCGACATACAGTCCCGCCAGCCGGACGCCATGAGAGGCGTGACCCATAAATTCCGCTTCGACGAGATGATGAGCGACTGTTTCCGCATTGATGGCCGAAGCGCCGCCGTGCGTGAGGAGCAAGGTGGCGACCCTTTCAAGCGTCGTCGCATCGTAGCGGGCTGGTGCCGCCGCCGTATCCGTGATCATCGCGCAATACCTTTGCTGTCGGACTGCCGCACCGCGCTCCCGTCCGAAATGACACCGACGCAGGTCATAATGTGATAGAGCAGACGCGCCGGCACGGTCCGCGCCAGGGTCTCGCCATGCGAACTGATCTGGTTACGCCAGAGCGGGCCGCCCGCGATGATAAAATGGTCGAAGAGCGTATGTATGAGCGCTGCAAGTGCCGACGCACTGTCATAGGCAGTGCCGTGGCCGCGTTGGCGGCTCTGGACGAAATACTTGATTGCTTCCGTCTGGGGCCATAGCAGCCTGCTGTTTCGCACCGGTGTGCCGGCCGGGTCGTGAGCTTCGATGAGAGCCGGCACATGGCCATCACCCCCATCAAAGCCGTGCTTCCAGCCGTAGGTCGCGAGGCGACGGGCGATTTCCCCCGCGCGCTTCGACTGCCTCATGTCCGCATAGGCGATGAGGAGCCATGCCCATTCGAACTGATGGCCCGGCTCACGGATGCGGCCTGCTTCCCCGGCAGAGGGCGTCCAATCCTCTGCGAAATATTCGCCGATTGCGCCGTCGCGCTCGATCAGCGGCAGAAACAGCTCCACGACCGCGTCGGACAGGGACGCTGCGTCGGCGAAGCCAGCCGCTTCGAGGGCGAGGAACGACTCGAGCAAATGCATATGCGGGTTTTGCCGCCGGGGGAGGGGCACGCCTGCGGTGCTCGGCGCGAACTCCGAATAGCCGCCATGGCGTGGCGCTGACAGGCGCCGGTCGAGCGCGACGAGCGACTTCTCGATCCATTCTGCCGCCTTCGGCTCTCCGAGACGGTGCAGCCAGGCAAGGGCTAGCAGGGCAAAACACTGGTCATAGGCGTCACAGCGCGTATCGACCGGACGGCCGTCGGGCGTCACGCTATGCAGCCATCCCCCATTGTCCCTGTCCCAGAGCAGGCTGGTCACAGCCTCGAAGCCCCTGACGGCACGGTCGCGATAGTGATCTCTGCCAGTCAGGAGTGCAGCATGCGCGAAGGTATAGACCTGTCGCGCCTGCACCCGCGTATGGAGCGCCACGATGGGGCATGGGCTTCCGGCAAAGTCCAAGTCTTCCACGAAATAGCCGGCATCTGTGACGCCGGCCTCGCTCCAGAATGGAAGAAGCACCTCGAACGCCCATCCCTTCAACCGGTTGAGCGCGGCGTCAGCGTCCGCCGATGACCGGGTGCCAGTCGGGGCGGCGGGGATCGGTGCGGAAACGGGCATAGTAGTCGCCTTTTTCTTCGTAGTAGCGCTCGTACTTGTCCATTTTCTCCGGATCAAGCTCCACGCCGAGCCCAGGACCGGTGGGGACCGCGATCGCTCCGTTCCTGTAAGGCATCAGCCCACCTGCGATGATGTCGTCGGTGAGATAATGATAATGCGCGTCCCCCGCGTAGATCATTTCAGGGATGGTGGCGGCAGTGTGCAGCATGGCCGCGAGCTCGATGCCGAATTCGCAACCGCTATGCATGGCGACGCCGAGACTGAAGGCCTTGCAGACGGCGCAGAGATCCTTCACGCCGCGTGGCCCCTCCCAATAATGCAGGTCGGTGAGGATGACATCCGCCGCGCCCATGCGAATCCCCGGGCCGAGGTCGTCGAAGCGGGCAGGGTACATGTTGGTGCCGATTGGGACGCGGATCTGCTTGCGCACGGCCGCATTGCCTTCAAGCCCCCAAGACGGATCCTCGAAATATTCGATATCGAGCGCCTCGAGACGTTTGCCGATGCGCACGGCTGTGCCCACGGACCAAGTGCCGTTGGGGTCGATACGCAGGCCGAATTCATCGCCCAGCTTCTCGCGGCAGAGTTCGAGCACGCGCGCCTCCTCGCGGGGTTCCATGACGCCCGCCTTGAGCTTCATCGCGCGTACCCCAAGCGTCTCGGCGAGCTCGACGCAATGGGACGCCACGTCCTCGGCCGTATTGTCGTCCCCGCCGCCCGGCCTGTCGTAGCGCCAGAAGAGATAGCCGATGAAGGGCACCGCATCCCGGACGCGCCCGCCCATCAGGTCGTGCATGGGCACCCCGGCGACTTTGCCCTGGATGTCGAGGCAGGCGATCTCGATCGCCGCATAGATCCGGGCATTCGATTGGAAATAAGTGTTTCGCAGGATCTTGGCCTTGATCAACTCGGTGTTGAACGGATTGAGGCCGATGATCCTGTCCTTGAGCTTGGCGAGGGCGCCGCGCTGGTCGCCACCACCAACCTCGCCAAGTCCGACGATGCCCTCATCGGTGATGAGCTCTATGATGGTGCGCATGAAATAGCCGGGATGAACCCCGGTGTTGCTCCTGAGCTGGGCATTGGTCGGAATGGCGACGCATCGCGCCTTGAGGTCGACGATCTTCATTCGGCAGGCTCCGTGATTATGGCATGGCCTTCAGCGGGACGGCCCGCCGCGACCCATCGGTTGAAACGTTCGTGGACGGCCGATGTCGGCGGGTAGATGTCGACGATCGGCTCGCCTGCGAGCACGCACATGGCGATGAACTCTTCGACCGCCTCTTTATCGACGGCCTCCTGAGCGATCTGATCGGCTTCGGCACGCGGGATAACCACGACTCCTTCGTCGTCACCAACGATGACATCGCCGGGGAAGACGCTGACGCCCCCGCAGGCGATGGGACAGTTGATCTCCACCGGGTGGTGCTTGACCATAATGGGAGGCGCGGCCGGCGCTGCGTGGAACGTCGGGATGGCGAGTTGGCCGATGGAGGGCGAGTCGCGGAAACCCCCGTCGGTTACCACGCCCGCGACACCACGCACCATCATGCGCATCATCAGGATCTCGCCGCAGGATGCAGCCTCGCTGTCACCCCGCGAATCGACCACCAGCACATGGCCGGCGGGAATGGTCTCCACCATCACCCGTTGCAGGTCGCGCCGGTTGTCCCGGTCGAAGATATTGGTTAGATCCTCGCGATTGGGGATGAGACGCATGGTCGAGGCGAGCCCGACCATGCGCCGCTTGCCGGGCGCGACGGGCTGCACCTTGCGCATGAACGTATTCTTGAAGCCGCGTCTCAGCAGCAGCGTCGTCAAGGTCGCGGTCGTCACCGCCGACAGCCGCTCTCGCGTGAGCGGATCGAGGCCTCCGGGGGAGGTGGTGCTATCCATGCGCTACTCGCTTTGTTCTGGAGAGCCTTGTTCGAAGGTACGGGAGCCAGCAACGCGGGTAGCCGCGCTGCCGGCGGCCGAGGGCCGTCAGTTGGCGATCCAGGCGCGATCGACCAGCCAGTTGCCGCTGAGCTCGCGCCGAACGCCTTTGATGTTCTTCCGCTTTACATCCTTGTTAGCGCGCCAGAAGAAGAACGTCTGATAGTATTCATCGAGCAGTTGCTTCTGGATGTCGCTGTAAAGCTTCTTCCGTTCTTCGAGGTTTGTCGTTCCGCGCGCGGCGGCGACATCGTTGAAGACCTTCTCATCCTTGATGCCGGCATAGTTCGATCCGGCGTTGCGGCTGTAGTAGGTGCTGAAGCTCATGTCCGGGTCGACGCGCGGCGTGTTGGCGCGTTGCAGGGCCATGTCGTAGTTATAGCTCAGGATCTTGTCGAGCCAGGCCTGCCGCTCCATCGTCTCGATATTGACAGTGATGCCCACATCCTTGAGCTGCGACTGGATGATCTGTGCGATCTGCGTATCGGGATCGCGCTGGATGATGGCAAGCGTAATCGGGCCGCTATGGCCGGATTTCTTGTAGTATTCCTTAGCCTTGGCGAGATCATAACTGTGTGGCTGCAGTTCCGCCGGGAAAGCCCAGGAACTCGGTGGCTCGAAGGTGGGTGCGATGACGCCCTCGCCACGCGAGACCACGCGCTCCATGGTCTGGCGGTTGATGCCATGGGCGACCGCCCGGCGGAGGTCGGGATTGTTGAAGGGCGGCTTCGTCAGGTTGAACGACATGTACTGGGCCGTGCCGACATGGTTCGGGACGAGCTCTGTATTGCCATCACGTTCGATCTGCCCATAGTCCTTGACCTGGACGAGATCGCCCAGTTGCACGTTGCCGGAGCGCAGTTCGACGATCTTGACCGTCGTGTTGGGAATGAAGCGCGTGACGACAGCGTCGAGATAAGGCAGTTGCTGGCCCTTGTCGTCCTTGCCCCAGTATTTGTCGAAGCGCTCGACAGCGATGCGGTCGCCGCCCGTCCAGCTCACGAAGCGGAAGGGACCGGTGCCGACGGGGCTGCGGGCATAGTCGGCCCCCTTGGCTTTCACCGCTGTTGGTGAGGACATCATGCCGGCTTCATTGGCGAGACCAGCCAGCACGGAGCCG
This portion of the Chelatococcus sp. YT9 genome encodes:
- a CDS encoding Ldh family oxidoreductase; protein product: MITDTAAAPARYDATTLERVATLLLTHGGASAINAETVAHHLVEAEFMGHASHGVRLAGLYVDRLLAGEVDGVAAPEIVHDAGAVVRIGGRRAFGQVVGEFAANLGAARAKAHGISMVAVAHSGHLGRNGRWPEIAARAGIASLHFANGRGGAAPVAPFGAREGKLRTNPIAMGAPLRPGEDLILDFAVAEVSGNTVKLALERGEKLPSACLIGPDGLPTDDPSVFQEKAGALMAFGGFKGYGLAVFAEVFAGFIAGDPSDPAPTNSMLSIYFDPASLKDTASYQAGLDDLFAAVRGAAPIDPDRPVALPGDRGRALHARNSRDGIEIGSARPVILKAADRLGCRAEIEALLDRAEPPLENRGG
- a CDS encoding AGE family epimerase/isomerase, which encodes MPVSAPIPAAPTGTRSSADADAALNRLKGWAFEVLLPFWSEAGVTDAGYFVEDLDFAGSPCPIVALHTRVQARQVYTFAHAALLTGRDHYRDRAVRGFEAVTSLLWDRDNGGWLHSVTPDGRPVDTRCDAYDQCFALLALAWLHRLGEPKAAEWIEKSLVALDRRLSAPRHGGYSEFAPSTAGVPLPRRQNPHMHLLESFLALEAAGFADAASLSDAVVELFLPLIERDGAIGEYFAEDWTPSAGEAGRIREPGHQFEWAWLLIAYADMRQSKRAGEIARRLATYGWKHGFDGGDGHVPALIEAHDPAGTPVRNSRLLWPQTEAIKYFVQSRQRGHGTAYDSASALAALIHTLFDHFIIAGGPLWRNQISSHGETLARTVPARLLYHIMTCVGVISDGSAVRQSDSKGIAR
- a CDS encoding enolase C-terminal domain-like protein → MKIVDLKARCVAIPTNAQLRSNTGVHPGYFMRTIIELITDEGIVGLGEVGGGDQRGALAKLKDRIIGLNPFNTELIKAKILRNTYFQSNARIYAAIEIACLDIQGKVAGVPMHDLMGGRVRDAVPFIGYLFWRYDRPGGGDDNTAEDVASHCVELAETLGVRAMKLKAGVMEPREEARVLELCREKLGDEFGLRIDPNGTWSVGTAVRIGKRLEALDIEYFEDPSWGLEGNAAVRKQIRVPIGTNMYPARFDDLGPGIRMGAADVILTDLHYWEGPRGVKDLCAVCKAFSLGVAMHSGCEFGIELAAMLHTAATIPEMIYAGDAHYHYLTDDIIAGGLMPYRNGAIAVPTGPGLGVELDPEKMDKYERYYEEKGDYYARFRTDPRRPDWHPVIGGR
- a CDS encoding ribonuclease activity regulator RraA, whose translation is MDSTTSPGGLDPLTRERLSAVTTATLTTLLLRRGFKNTFMRKVQPVAPGKRRMVGLASTMRLIPNREDLTNIFDRDNRRDLQRVMVETIPAGHVLVVDSRGDSEAASCGEILMMRMMVRGVAGVVTDGGFRDSPSIGQLAIPTFHAAPAAPPIMVKHHPVEINCPIACGGVSVFPGDVIVGDDEGVVVIPRAEADQIAQEAVDKEAVEEFIAMCVLAGEPIVDIYPPTSAVHERFNRWVAAGRPAEGHAIITEPAE
- a CDS encoding ABC transporter substrate-binding protein — its product is MERVRTIVLSTALACGLVLPAVADDTPKRGGTLTQAVDLEPATLDPIYGNAPGKDRAVYTQMLENLFVQDDAGNFVPQLATSWEIAPDQKSIVFKLRDGVVFHDGTPFNAEAVKFNLDRVIDPAQKARARQFVGDMASIEVVDPLTVKVNFSAPSGSVLAGLANEAGMMSSPTAVKAKGADYARSPVGTGPFRFVSWTGGDRIAVERFDKYWGKDDKGQQLPYLDAVVTRFIPNTTVKIVELRSGNVQLGDLVQVKDYGQIERDGNTELVPNHVGTAQYMSFNLTKPPFNNPDLRRAVAHGINRQTMERVVSRGEGVIAPTFEPPSSWAFPAELQPHSYDLAKAKEYYKKSGHSGPITLAIIQRDPDTQIAQIIQSQLKDVGITVNIETMERQAWLDKILSYNYDMALQRANTPRVDPDMSFSTYYSRNAGSNYAGIKDEKVFNDVAAARGTTNLEERKKLYSDIQKQLLDEYYQTFFFWRANKDVKRKNIKGVRRELSGNWLVDRAWIAN